CTCAGCCGTATTCTCGGTGCTTTGGTCACTGCTGCTTTGGCGGGTGGGTCTTCGAATCACCGGGGCGGTGATCACCGCCCGCAAGGATTACCTGCGCGACTTCCTCAGGAACCCGAACCGTGGCTAGTAAGTTCCAACCCCTGGCTGCGCGGTGTTGATCGCGGTCTGGGCCGTCAGACGAGATTTACGACGCCCACCATCCCGGCGTCGGGTCTGCTGCACGATCTAGTGACGTCATCATCCGCGCGGGGCAGCACTCCGAACCAGATCTTCTTGACTACTTCGAAATCACCGGGAAGTTCGACACTAGCGAGCCGATGAGTCCGGGCGTAGCCTGGCTTCAGGGGTAACCGAACAGCGCTGGAGGATTCCATGAAGGCTGTTGTATTTCACGGCCCGTCAAAGATGGCTTGGGAAGATGTCGCAGATCCGCGGTTGGTCGATGATACCGACGCCATTGTCCGCGTTGAGACGACGACGATTTGCGGCACTGATCTCCATATCCTCAAGGGTGACGTGCCGACCGTCACTGATGGCCGGATCATCGGGCACGAGGCTGTCGGAACCATTGCAGAGGTCGGCTCCGCGGTGAAGAACGTTGCGATCGGAGACCGGGTGCTGGTGTCCTGTATCAGCGCCTGCGGCGTTTGCAGGTTCTGCCGCGATCACCGGTACGGCCAGTGCCTTGGAGGCGGCGGGTGGATCCTCGGAAACGAGATTGACGGCACTCAGGCCGAATATGTACGCGTCCCGTTTGCCGACAACTCGACCTATCCAGTGCCTGCCGGATTCAGTGACGAAGAAACGCTGATGCTCTCCGACATTTTGCCGACTGGATATGAAATCGGAGTCCTGAACGGGCAGGTACGCCCTGGTGATTCTGTCGTCGTCGTCGGGGCCGGACCAATCGGGCTGTCCGCAATTAGCGGCTCACGGTTGTTCAGCCCGAGTCTGGTGATCGCGATCGATATGGCCGAGTCACGCCTGGTTTCCGCCCAGGAATTCGGCGCCGAAGCTGTGATCAACAACTCCGAGCAAGACCCGATTGCTGCGGTACTCGAGCTGACCGGTGGCCTCGGTGCGGACGTCGCCATCGAAGCGGTAGGGGTGCCTGCAACGTTCGAACTCGCGACAGATCTGGTTCGCCCCGGCGGACACATCGCCAACATCGGCGTACACGGCACACCCGCGACTTTGCACCTTGAACGACTCTGGGATCGAGACGTCACCATCACGACAGGTCTGGTCGATACGTACTCGACACCGACACTTCTCAAGCTCCTTGCCAGTCACCAACTCGACGCCAGACGCTTCGTCACCCACCACTTCACTTTCGATCAATTCGTTGAGGCGTACGACGTCTTCTCGCGAGCCGGCGAAACGGGCGCCCTCAAAGTCATCATCAGCAGGCCGACTCAATGACTTCGGCACCGCGCCATCGATCGCGCCAGAAGGGACCCCTGCTGAACACCACCCGTCGCTAGTCGCCGCGCCGACGCATCAGCGGCGGTCAATCCGATGCCAGTTAGGAGCGGCCGCAATGGCTACACCGGAGTCAAACAATCCAACAGCGACAGCACGCGGCACTAGTCCGACGTCCAGGACACCCGAGGTCGTTTCCGTCATCAGTCCAGCAGCTGCCAGAGCACTCGCCGTCATGCGGATCGCAATCGGTTTCGTATTTCTGTGGGCGTTCGTCGACAAGCTGTTCGGCTTGCACTACTCAACCTCGTCGGCGGGGGCTTGGATCAACGGAGGATCACCCACCAAGGGCTTCCTGAGCGGGGTGGCAGTTGGCCCGTTCCAGTCGCTGTTCCACTCCTTCGCCGGAGCACCGTGGGCGGACTGGCTCTTCATGGCAGGACTGCTCGGGATCGGCGTAGCCATGATTGCGGGCGTCGCGATGCGCGTCGCCGCAGCTTCAGGTGTGCTGCTTCTCGCCTTCATGTGGCTAGCCGCATACCCACTGGCCCAGTTCACCAGTGCCGGTGCCGCCACACGTTCCACCAACCCGATCGTTGACGATCACTTCATCAACGCGCTCGTCCTGATCGTCGTCGCTCTGACCGGTGCCGGCGCCACCTGGGGTCTCGGCAAACAATGGGCAAGAGTCCCCTTCGTCGCGGCTCATCCCTGGGCCCGCTAACTCGGCCACGAATCACTGGCTGACTCTGTTCCGCTCATTCTCTGGCCTGCCTCAGCGGGTCACAGCACCATCATGGGTGTCATGTTCGAGTGGACCGTCTGAGGTCAGGGGCATTCAAGGACAGTTCTCGCCGGGCCAATTTCCGTCGTTTTCGCTGCTCACTTGCTGACGGTGGCGATCGGGGGCGTCAGAACTGTCGGTGTCGTGCCGTGGGTTGGGTCGAATATCCGGTAGGCGAGCAGTTTCACTCGGTCAGATATGAGGAACCAGGCGAGGGCTTAGCCCCAGACGAAGGCCGCATACCCCCAGCCGATGGGTGCCATAAAGACTCCGAAGACCGCGAGCGGGCCGACAACGCCTAGCACCGTGGCTATGCCCAGCACCAGGCGCATGTTCCAGGCCTCGGGATGATTTTCGTAACAAACATTGTCGTAGGCAATGGACAGGATCGCTGCGTCATTGAGCAATGCCAGCATGACGATCTGGATCGTTGTTAAGGGAAAGAAATTGAAAACCAGGATCACAGCAGTGATGAATCGCAGCACACGAAGTGTCTCAGTGATGCGGTAGATCGCGTAGCTATTCATCCGCTGGAAGATTCTGCGGCTCTCCTTGATCGCCTCGATGATCACCGTGAGTCCGGGGGTAGTTAGCACGATGGACGCTGCCGCCCTGGCAGCGTCGGTGGCGTCGGACACGGCGATGCCGCATTGGCCAGTGACGACTTCGAGCGCGTGACCGGTCGCAACCCGATGACGGTGGTCGATTGGATCTGGAAACCACAAATAGCTATTCGCAGCAGCTCCGTCCTGAGTCTGCCGCTGAGTGATACAAGGGGGACCCCGTGTGAAAGGATCGGGGCCAACGCGAGGAGGTACAGCGGTATGGATCTCGATGTCCTGCTGACGCAGGCTGAACCAGGTGTGCTGGACGAGGCCTACGCGGCACTCCAGCGCTCGCAGGTCACCCACTACGAGGAGGCCGGGGAACAGTTCACTCGGCAGCGACTTGCCGACCTTTTCGCTCTCGTCCTAGATGCAATCCGGACGCGGAACCTTGCCGGGATTAGCGAGTACTGCGAGGAGATCGCAGTCGAGCGCTACGACCAGGGCTTTGGCATCTCGGAGGTTCAGACGGCGTTCAACGCGTTGGAAGAGGCGATGTGGCGGCGTGTGATATCAGCCGAAGCCACAAGCGACCTACCCGAGGCCATCGGGTTGCTGAGCACCGTGCTCGGCTTCGGAAAGGACGCCCTAGCCCGCAAGTACGTTTCGCTCGCTAGCCAACGGCACGTCCCATCGCTGGACCTTTCGGCCCTATTCGCGGGTACGACCGCCTGACGAAGCTCGACACGAGGAATACGAGTCGCGAGGAAGCCCTAGACGCCATCGAAAGCTGACGGGGAGACTTCCAAGGAGAGTGGTCACGTGCCGACTTGGAAGATCGGAGGGTGCGGTGCTACCGCACCCTCCGATGCCGTCGACGGGTTACCCAGGCGAACTGAATCAACATGAACCAGACGCTGCGTATCGGTCGCATCTTCGGCATCGAGGTCGGTGTCAACTGGAGCGTCCTTCTGATCTTCGCCCTGATCTGGGGAACACTCGCATTTTCCGAGCTTCCGCTGTCACGTCCGGGTCAGTCGCTGACCGTCTACGTGGGCGCCGGAGCGATTGCCGCGTTGTTGTTCTTCATCTCGTTGCTCGCACATGAACTCGGGCACGCCGTGCTGGCCCGCCGCAACGGTATCGGTGTGCAGGGGATAACGCTGTGGCTGCTCGGCGGCGTCTCCAAACTCGCTGGAGAGCCGGACGATCCCGCCACGGAGGTGCGCATCAGTGGCGTAGGCCCGCTGATAAGCCTGCTGCTCGGCGGGTTCTTCTTTGCTGTGGCCCAGCTCGGCGCCGACGCTGGCATCCCCGGAATCGCGATCGACGTCCTCGGCTGGTTGGGTGCGATAAACATCGTGCTGGGCATCTTCAACCTTCTTCCTGCGGCGCCGCTTGACGGTGGTCGGCTGCTGCGGGCGGTCGTGTGGAAGCTCACCGGTGATCGCTTCCGAGGGACTGTGGTCTCGTCACGGGTAGGCCAAGTGTTCGGAGTTGCCATGATCGGCCTGGGGATCGTGGCCGCCTTCACGTTGTACGGCCTGAGCGGGTTGTGGCTTTCGCTGGTGGGAGCGTTCTTGGTCGTTTCGGCTCGGGGTGAGGAACGTCAGGCCCGAGTCCTCAGGGTCTTGGCGACGATGTATGTCGGCCAGATCATGCGGCCTACTCATCCCTTGCGGTCCACGATGACGGTGGCTCAGGTGTTGATGGGCCTCGATGATCAGCGCACGGAGCAGGGCTGGCCCGTCGTCGATGACCAGGACAGCCTGACGGGACTGCTCACGTTGGATCGCCTCCTCGCGGTCGACCCGCAGTACCGGAGTTCCACAACGCTGTCGCAGCTCGCGCGGTCCCTAGCGCCCACGCTCAAAGTGTCGCCGCAGTCGGGGCTTGACGGATTGATGGGGCTGCTCTCAGATACACCTCAGCAGTGGGCGCTCGTCGAGGTAGCTGGCCGTCCGGTCGGGGTGATCGGACCCAGTGACATGGCCCGAGCCTGGCAGATGGCGCAACTGCGATCCACTTATCGGTGATCCGGGTTTTCCGTCGCACCAGAGGCTGATCGCGTCGAGGATGCTCGTGGAAGCACCCGTGAGCATCGCGACTTTCCGACGTCGCAGGTCTACACCGGTCCTGGACTCGACGGTGGTTGCAGGAACGAGGCAGAGGCAGACACTGTCAGTGCCGGGGCGCCCGGCACTTTCCGGACTCAGCGACCCGGGGTTAGATTGAAGCATGCGAGCTACCTACATGTACGGCGCAGGCGACGTCCGCGTCATCGACGCCGACGACCCGACCATCCAGCAGCCCGCCGACGCGCTTGTGCGCGTGGTCCGGACCTGCGTGTGCGGCAGCGACCTGCACCCCTATCACTCGATGCGGGCTACCGAGGCTGGCACGCCCATGGGGCACGAGTTCATCGGCGTAGTCGAGCAGACCGGCAGTGAAGTCACCACGGTCGGCACTGGCGACTTCGTGATTGCCCCATTCGCGGTCTCCTGCGGCCATTGCGAGTTCTGCCGCGCTGGGCTGCAGACATCGTGCGTCAACGGCGGCTTCTGGAGTGACCCCCGCTTGGGTACCGCCGGTGGCCAGGCCGAGGCGGTCCGCGTGCCGCTCGCTGACGGAACCTTGGTCAAGGTGCCCGGCGTGGACGACACCGGCGACGAAGCACTCCTTGCAAGTCTGCTGACTCTGTCTGACGTATACGGCACCGGCTGGCATGCCGCCACCCGTGGCGCAGTGACCGAGGGCAGTACCGTCTGCGTGATCGGCGACGGCGCTGTGGGCCTGCTGGCCGTGCTGTCGGCCCAGCAATTGGGCGCGGAGAAGATTGTGCTCATGGGTCGCCATCCGGAACGCACCGATCTTGGTCGCGAGTACGGTGCCACCGCTGTCGTCGCCGAGCGCGGCGAGGAGGGCATCGCGAAGGTCCGCGACCTCACCGACGGTGGCAGCCCAATTGTCCTGGAAGCGGTAGGCCACCTTCCGGCGTACCAGCAGGCCGTCGGAATCGTCCGCCCGGGCGGTGTGATCAGCCGAGTCGGCGTCCCGCAGTATCAGGAGGCGCCGATCGGGTTCGGTAGCCTCTTTGGTCCCAACGTCACTCTCACTGGCGGCCCCGCCCCGGTGCGCGCGTACATCGAGCAACTGCTGCCGGCCGTGCTCAACGGCAGCGTGAATCCTGGCAAGGTCTTCGATCGAACGGTCGGGTTGGAAGACACCCCCAAGGGTTACGCGGCGATGGACGAGCGCACCGCGTTGAAGGTGCTGGTCCAGCCATAACCGCGTGGCAGCGGGAACTCCGGCCGCTGACGGAGACGCCCGAGGCGGTCCGGGCGCGGTCACCCGGGCAGACGTCGCCTTCCTCTCGATGAAAGGGGCGTTGCTGCAGGCGGCGACCGACTGGCAGTTGCGCCCCGCGCTCGCCGATGTCGCTCGGGCGGCGGAGGACGGCGGCTGTGATCAACTCACGGTGATGGACCATTGGTTCCAGCTGGGGAACTTCGGCGGCCCGCAGGAGTCGATGCTGGAGGGGTACACGACGCTGGATGTTCTGTCCGGTGGCCGCGCCCAGCTCGGGATTGGGGCTGCCTGGTACGAGCGCGAGCACCTGGGACTCGGGGTCCCGTTTCCCCCGCTGTTCGAGCGCTTCGAGCGACTGGAGGAGACGCTGCAGATCTGTCGGCAGATGTGGAGTGACAACGACGGGCCGTTCCTCGGCGAGCAGTACCACTTGGCGGAGACCATCTGCATACCCCAACCTCTCCACCGGATTCCGATTCTGATCGGGGGCAATGGGGAAGGCAAAACGCTGCGGCTGGTCGCCCGCTACGGCGATGCCTGCAACTTGTTCGCCATCGCGCCGCAGGAGATGGCGCACAAGATCGACGTATTACGCCGCCACTGCCAGACGGAGGGCCGGGACCCGGCCGAGGTACGGATCATGGCCATCTCGGGTGCGGACCCGGTCGCTGACACCGCCGGGTTCCTCGACCTAATGAGCCCTACGCCCAATTGGGTGTGGACCAGATCTCGGTCACACCGCGCGGCCCTGACCTTGCCGGCTGGGTCGGCGCAGCTGCACGACTCGTACCCAGCTCAATGACCTCTGATAGCCGGGCCGACCGCACCGTCGTAGCACGATCTGACAGAAAGGCCACCGTCACCGCCCCGAGCGTCCCGCTTGGGGAACCTAGGATCCCTTGATTTCCTGGATCGTGTTTCCCCCGTCGACGACGAAGGTCTGGCCGGTCACGTAGGAGGCCTGGTCGCTGGCGAGAAACCCGACGACTGCGGCGACTTCCGCAGGTGTGCCCGGGCGGCCCACTGGTGTGTGCAACCCGGCGACGAGTTCATCGGGTTCCGACGATCCCGTCTGGATCCAGCCTGGCGCAACCGAGGTGCAGTTAATGCCGTTGCGGCCCTCCTCGATGGCGATCGATCGCATGAGACCGTCCATGCCAGCCTTCGCTGCGGCGTACGCGCTGCTGCCCGCGGCGACCACGAGTGGCCCAGTCACGCTCGACATCATGACGATCCGGCCATGGCGTTGCTTGCGCATGTGCGGGAGCACCGCACGGGAGACGTTCACCGCGGTCATGAGGGTGATTTCCAGTTGGCGATGCCACGTGGCGGGCGTATCGTCGGCGAAAGTGCTGACGTCGAGCGTCACGCCGGTCTGAACCATTCCCGCGTTGTTGACCACGATGTCGAGGTGGCCGAAGTCCTCGACCACGGACTGGACCACGACGGCCGCTGCGGCGGGGTCGGTCAGGTCCGCGATTAGCGCGTGGGCTTGCAAACCTGCTGCGGTCAGCTCGACCGCCCGATCGCGCACCCGGTCAGACGTGGCCGTCAGTACCACTCGTGCACCTTGTTGGGCGAGCTGTTGCGCGACGGCAACGCCGATGCCATCGGGCGATCCGGCACCGGTGATGAGCGCGGTGCGGTGAGTGAGCGAGAAGGTGTGGGTCATGTCGAAACGATAGGCGGCGCGCGCGAGGATGCACCCATGAGCGCAACCGTGCAGGCCAGGGGTGTGTCGGCCAGCCATGGTGACCGCGAGTTGTTCGCCGGCCTCGACCTAGTCGTCGCGCCCGGCGACGTCATCGGACTTGTCGGCCCGAACGGTGCTGGCAAGACCACTCTGCTGCGCTTGCTCGCTGGGGTTCGCGAACCTGATGGCGGCACGATCAGTGTCTCTCCGGCATCGGCTCACATCGGCTATCTCACGCAAGAGCCCGAGACGTCAGACGACGAGACCGTGCGCGAGCACCTCACGCGCCGCACCGGAGTACTGGCCGCGCAGTTGGAGTTCGACCGGCAGTCCGCAGCGCTCGCCGACGACCACGAGTTCGCAGCGGATTCCTACTCGGCGGCCCGTGTTGGTCTGGCCGTATTGCTGCTCGCGCGCTTCGACGCCTATCTGCTCGACGAGCCCACGAACAACCTCGACAGCCGCGGCCTCGAGATGCTGGAGGAGTTCGTCGGTGGCCTGGATGCCCCGGTGGTTGTTATTAGTCACGACCGCGAGTTCCTCGCCCGCACGGTGACTACGGTCGTGGAGATCGACCGCAGTCTGCAACAGATCACGACGTACGGCGGTGGATACGAGGCCTTTCTCGATGAGCGATCTCTTGCCCGCCGCCAGGCCCGTCTCGATTACGAGCAGTACTCCGGCCGGNNNNNNNNNNNNNNNNNNNNNNNNNNNNNNNNNNNNNNNNNNNNNNNNNNNNNNNNNNNNNNNNNNNNNNNNNNNNNNNNNNNNNNNNNNNNNNNNNNNNGGTCGTGGAGATCGACCGCAGTCTGCAACAGATCACGACGTACGGCGGTGGATACGAGGCCTTTCTCGATGAGCGATCTCTTGCCCGCCGCCAGGCCCGTCTCGATTACGAGCAGTACTCCGGCCGGCGCGCTGAGCTTGAAGCGCGTGCTCGGATGCAGCGCGCCTGGATGGAGAAGGGCGTCAAGAACGCGCGCCGCAAGAGCAAGGACAACGACAAGATCGGTAGGAAGTTCCGCAACGAGGCGACCGAGAAGCAGGCTGCCAAGGCCAGGCAGAGTGAGCGCATGATCGAGCGACTCGAAACCGTCGAAGAGCCGCGCAAGGAATGGCAGCTGCAATTCAGCATCGCCGCCGCGCCGCGTTCCGGGGAGGTTGTCGCGATCGCCCGCGCTGCCAGTGTCAGTCGCGGTGACTTCACCCTCGGCCCGGTCGACCTGCAGTTGACCCTGCGCGACCGAGTCGCCGTGACTGGGCCGAATGGTGCCGGAAAGACGACTCTGCTGGCCCTTCTGCTGGGGCGAATTTCCCCGCAGGCTGGCCAGGTCTCCCTCGGCGCCGGCGTCGTGGTGGGCGAGGTCGACCAGGCTCG
This Candidatus Nanopelagicales bacterium DNA region includes the following protein-coding sequences:
- a CDS encoding zinc-dependent alcohol dehydrogenase family protein; protein product: MKAVVFHGPSKMAWEDVADPRLVDDTDAIVRVETTTICGTDLHILKGDVPTVTDGRIIGHEAVGTIAEVGSAVKNVAIGDRVLVSCISACGVCRFCRDHRYGQCLGGGGWILGNEIDGTQAEYVRVPFADNSTYPVPAGFSDEETLMLSDILPTGYEIGVLNGQVRPGDSVVVVGAGPIGLSAISGSRLFSPSLVIAIDMAESRLVSAQEFGAEAVINNSEQDPIAAVLELTGGLGADVAIEAVGVPATFELATDLVRPGGHIANIGVHGTPATLHLERLWDRDVTITTGLVDTYSTPTLLKLLASHQLDARRFVTHHFTFDQFVEAYDVFSRAGETGALKVIISRPTQ
- a CDS encoding DoxX family membrane protein, whose protein sequence is MATPESNNPTATARGTSPTSRTPEVVSVISPAAARALAVMRIAIGFVFLWAFVDKLFGLHYSTSSAGAWINGGSPTKGFLSGVAVGPFQSLFHSFAGAPWADWLFMAGLLGIGVAMIAGVAMRVAAASGVLLLAFMWLAAYPLAQFTSAGAATRSTNPIVDDHFINALVLIVVALTGAGATWGLGKQWARVPFVAAHPWAR
- a CDS encoding site-2 protease family protein, producing MNQTLRIGRIFGIEVGVNWSVLLIFALIWGTLAFSELPLSRPGQSLTVYVGAGAIAALLFFISLLAHELGHAVLARRNGIGVQGITLWLLGGVSKLAGEPDDPATEVRISGVGPLISLLLGGFFFAVAQLGADAGIPGIAIDVLGWLGAINIVLGIFNLLPAAPLDGGRLLRAVVWKLTGDRFRGTVVSSRVGQVFGVAMIGLGIVAAFTLYGLSGLWLSLVGAFLVVSARGEERQARVLRVLATMYVGQIMRPTHPLRSTMTVAQVLMGLDDQRTEQGWPVVDDQDSLTGLLTLDRLLAVDPQYRSSTTLSQLARSLAPTLKVSPQSGLDGLMGLLSDTPQQWALVEVAGRPVGVIGPSDMARAWQMAQLRSTYR
- a CDS encoding alcohol dehydrogenase catalytic domain-containing protein codes for the protein MRATYMYGAGDVRVIDADDPTIQQPADALVRVVRTCVCGSDLHPYHSMRATEAGTPMGHEFIGVVEQTGSEVTTVGTGDFVIAPFAVSCGHCEFCRAGLQTSCVNGGFWSDPRLGTAGGQAEAVRVPLADGTLVKVPGVDDTGDEALLASLLTLSDVYGTGWHAATRGAVTEGSTVCVIGDGAVGLLAVLSAQQLGAEKIVLMGRHPERTDLGREYGATAVVAERGEEGIAKVRDLTDGGSPIVLEAVGHLPAYQQAVGIVRPGGVISRVGVPQYQEAPIGFGSLFGPNVTLTGGPAPVRAYIEQLLPAVLNGSVNPGKVFDRTVGLEDTPKGYAAMDERTALKVLVQP
- a CDS encoding LLM class flavin-dependent oxidoreductase, whose product is MAAGTPAADGDARGGPGAVTRADVAFLSMKGALLQAATDWQLRPALADVARAAEDGGCDQLTVMDHWFQLGNFGGPQESMLEGYTTLDVLSGGRAQLGIGAAWYEREHLGLGVPFPPLFERFERLEETLQICRQMWSDNDGPFLGEQYHLAETICIPQPLHRIPILIGGNGEGKTLRLVARYGDACNLFAIAPQEMAHKIDVLRRHCQTEGRDPAEVRIMAISGADPVADTAGFLDLMSPTPNWVWTRSRSHRAALTLPAGSAQLHDSYPAQ
- a CDS encoding SDR family oxidoreductase; this translates as MTHTFSLTHRTALITGAGSPDGIGVAVAQQLAQQGARVVLTATSDRVRDRAVELTAAGLQAHALIADLTDPAAAAVVVQSVVEDFGHLDIVVNNAGMVQTGVTLDVSTFADDTPATWHRQLEITLMTAVNVSRAVLPHMRKQRHGRIVMMSSVTGPLVVAAGSSAYAAAKAGMDGLMRSIAIEEGRNGINCTSVAPGWIQTGSSEPDELVAGLHTPVGRPGTPAEVAAVVGFLASDQASYVTGQTFVVDGGNTIQEIKGS
- a CDS encoding ABC-F family ATP-binding cassette domain-containing protein, with the protein product MSATVQARGVSASHGDRELFAGLDLVVAPGDVIGLVGPNGAGKTTLLRLLAGVREPDGGTISVSPASAHIGYLTQEPETSDDETVREHLTRRTGVLAAQLEFDRQSAALADDHEFAADSYSAARVGLAVLLLARFDAYLLDEPTNNLDSRGLEMLEEFVGGLDAPVVVISHDREFLARTVTTVVEIDRSLQQITTYGGGYEAFLDERSLARRQARLDYEQYSGR
- a CDS encoding ABC-F family ATP-binding cassette domain-containing protein — its product is VVEIDRSLQQITTYGGGYEAFLDERSLARRQARLDYEQYSGRRAELEARARMQRAWMEKGVKNARRKSKDNDKIGRKFRNEATEKQAAKARQSERMIERLETVEEPRKEWQLQFSIAAAPRSGEVVAIARAASVSRGDFTLGPVDLQLTLRDRVAVTGPNGAGKTTLLALLLGRISPQAGQVSLGAGVVVGEVDQARALFEREDVVSDAFARQVPDWPTADVRTLLAKFGIGTQQAFRPALSLSPGERTRVALALLQARGVNLLVLDEPTNHLDLPAIEQLEQALESFDGTVLLVTHDRRMLDTVRLTRRWHVEDGQVTEVSAG